CATGTACAAGCTACAAGATTTGAATACAATCGAAAGTTCTCTAATACCAGTGTCTCTGCTAGATGAATCTCCAAATAAAATGAGAAACTTTCAAGATTCTAGTCCGGAATTTTCAGAACATATCGACACTATTCCAAGAGGGTTACTCCCCTTACCAGATATGCTACTTAACGTGCCTTATTACTACGACTGTTTCCAATTCTATACAAATTCGACAGCATGCATGCTAACTCCAGCCGACCCACAGCTATACATTAACAACCCATTCAAAATGGTGTTACCCAAATTGGCAATGACAAACGAGGGCTTGATGTCTTTGGTTGTTGCTTTTGGTGCTAAACACCAGTCTTCTCTAATCAATGAAGATTGTTCAGAAATCGTCGATTCTCTACTTTCACGTGCCCTGAGTGATTTGCtaatattgttgaaaaatagGGAAACATCGACCTCTGATTTGACCTTGACTATAGTTATCCTATTCTCATCCTTCTTGGCATTCAATTACAGGTCTAACAAATGGAAGGTCCACATGAATGGTGCAAAACAAATCTTCCTCTTACGCGGTTATAATAAAcctttcaataaattgCTCAATGAGTTTGGCAACGAAGATTCCCTACTATCTGGTGAGATAAAGAAGACTAAGCTTTTGTACTTTTTGATTAGATGGTATGCATATATTGACATTTTTACCAATTTGTCATCACCACTCGAGCCTACTGCGGAGGAAATAGGCCAATCGGTCGAACTTACTCTTTCTCCCTGTAGTGAATCATCACTGTCTTCGTCCTCCATGACTACCACCTCATCAGCGAGTAAACAAGAGGTGCCTCAAATTGATTATGAAATCAGAGACGCACCAACAAGTGATGAAtcatataaaaatatagaCTTTCTATTGGGATTTGACATCAGATTACTACCGCTGTTTAAACAGCTTACCGCTTTGATTAAGCAGGTAAATGTCCAGTTAAAACAGAACATCCCCCTATCATCATCTACAATTGAATCTGCCCTGAACCTacaaaataaattcaacaaattgaagaatgttAAATATGGCGACTCAAACTCACTCAATGAGGTGATTGCATCAAACTCTTGCTTTCTAACTTCCGGCTTGATACAACTCTACCGGCGTGTCTTACGTATACCAAggaattccaaaatcatCCAGGAAATGTCTTCGGATATCCTACAAACCATAAATACGTATATAAATACAAAGCAGCCAAATTCCTTGGGGGTTATATCTCCATTGTTCTTCGCCGGCTGCGAATCGTTGACTGAAAATCGTGGGATTTTCATTGAGAAATTGCAGGACTTTATGAGTAAAGGATCAGTTAGTGCCGGTGTAGCAATCGATATAATGGAGAAATGCTGGAATACTGGTGAAGATTGGGATAAAATCATGCTCCAAGAGGGTAAGAATGTGGTATTTCTATAGGATTTATTTACCATCAGATCAATCGTCAGCTTCGTCGTCTTCGATGTACATCATTGCAGGCCGTCTagccttcttcttttttagTTGTTTTAGGGCGTTTAATCTCTTAGTTAATTCATCACTACGTTTTAACGAGTTCTCGATTGTAATCAACTCCTCGTGCCTTTCTAAACGTAGCTGTGGATCAAACGATGAGAACGTTGTGGTCGCTGCCCCATCTCCCTCATCTATATTGTTTTCATCGATTCTCTTAAACTTAAGTATTTTTGAGTGGAAACTCCATAGTGTTGTACGATGACAAACGGATAGTACTGTAATTTTTAAATCATTTACTGCTATTCTATAACATTCTCTTTCCAAGTCG
The Pichia kudriavzevii chromosome 2, complete sequence DNA segment above includes these coding regions:
- a CDS encoding uncharacterized protein (PKUD0B08310; Pfam Domains: Zn_clus(6.1e-11)) translates to MLGKTKRNRSRLGCTACRRAKIKCDELKPSCSQCIKHNKKCEYVLNLIWGGRPYKKPKIEKMNPVANMSLSGEPMHVEKKSTANENPTRRVVPETEKVEGKIKVKVNDEKEVIIKPTFDPAENLNMLLQMTERVNNGMHKVNDKLESMFNEKLIHNSPWSLLENLESQIPGDIFNGQINTTENSLNNDQNGEIPFLDDELVELPNEYSLDNFNIDMYKLQDLNTIESSLIPVSLLDESPNKMRNFQDSSPEFSEHIDTIPRGLLPLPDMLLNVPYYYDCFQFYTNSTACMLTPADPQLYINNPFKMVLPKLAMTNEGLMSLVVAFGAKHQSSLINEDCSEIVDSLLSRALSDLLILLKNRETSTSDLTLTIVILFSSFLAFNYRSNKWKVHMNGAKQIFLLRGYNKPFNKLLNEFGNEDSLLSGEIKKTKLLYFLIRWYAYIDIFTNLSSPLEPTAEEIGQSVELTLSPCSESSLSSSSMTTTSSASKQEVPQIDYEIRDAPTSDESYKNIDFLLGFDIRLLPLFKQLTALIKQVNVQLKQNIPLSSSTIESALNLQNKFNKLKNVKYGDSNSLNEVIASNSCFLTSGLIQLYRRVLRIPRNSKIIQEMSSDILQTINTYINTKQPNSLGVISPLFFAGCESLTENRGIFIEKLQDFMSKGSVSAGVAIDIMEKCWNTGEDWDKIMLQEGKNVVFL